A window of the Butyricimonas faecalis genome harbors these coding sequences:
- a CDS encoding DUF1573 domain-containing protein gives MKKRGGYLSIVLMVLFCSSCRDLFPVQVRQGNFREVLDVMRLDGKKVLILLASKDCSVCEATKDDWAGDKMLVEKLNRNFRVWQLEITDEKNALIPQVLRSLSTPTLIIADSSMRIEYLHTGFIGAEGLSSVLQLLERGQNVPPRLNVPLYTSYSSDFYSFFENVLQAAFQLTCPDTDTIILQNGMLRVKKSLDTEPYFMNLYLGWRYCTFFGDDKQAFEYKERALRNLDDLDKLLYCEYLAQMEFGETRETNGEKKRLFADHYDFTREADDKETKFDIVYRNSFDSPIIISAIETSCNCLSFSWNRMPLLPGKAGVIRVKYKTTGEGRVYKKAYVFSNLPDSPHEIQLRCTNN, from the coding sequence ATGAAAAAAAGAGGTGGTTATTTGAGTATCGTTTTGATGGTTTTGTTTTGCAGTTCATGTCGGGATTTGTTTCCCGTGCAGGTTCGACAAGGGAATTTCCGTGAGGTTCTGGATGTCATGCGATTAGATGGGAAGAAAGTCTTAATCTTATTAGCCTCAAAGGATTGTAGTGTGTGTGAAGCGACAAAAGATGATTGGGCTGGAGATAAAATGTTAGTAGAAAAATTGAATAGAAACTTTCGTGTGTGGCAATTGGAAATTACTGACGAGAAGAATGCATTGATTCCTCAAGTTCTACGTTCGCTGTCTACCCCGACACTGATCATAGCAGATAGTAGTATGCGAATAGAATATTTGCATACGGGATTTATTGGAGCCGAAGGATTATCGTCTGTGTTACAATTGTTGGAACGGGGACAGAATGTGCCTCCTCGTTTGAATGTACCTCTTTACACGTCGTATTCTTCGGATTTCTATTCTTTTTTTGAGAATGTTTTGCAGGCAGCATTTCAATTAACTTGCCCGGATACGGATACGATAATCTTGCAGAATGGGATGCTCCGGGTAAAGAAGTCATTGGATACGGAACCTTATTTTATGAATCTTTATCTCGGATGGCGATATTGCACCTTCTTTGGAGATGATAAGCAAGCCTTTGAGTACAAAGAAAGGGCGTTAAGGAATTTAGATGATTTAGATAAGTTACTTTATTGCGAGTATCTCGCTCAAATGGAATTCGGGGAGACACGAGAGACTAATGGGGAAAAGAAACGGCTTTTTGCTGATCATTATGATTTTACAAGGGAGGCGGATGATAAAGAGACCAAGTTTGATATTGTTTACCGGAATTCGTTTGATTCTCCGATAATTATTTCTGCCATAGAAACAAGTTGCAATTGTTTGTCTTTTTCGTGGAATCGAATGCCTTTGTTGCCCGGGAAAGCCGGAGTGATAAGGGTTAAATATAAAACAACGGGGGAAGGACGGGTTTATAAAAAGGCGTATGTATTTTCCAATTTGCCGGATTCGCCTCACGAGATACAATTACGTTGTACTAATAATTAA